The Burkholderia sp. NRF60-BP8 genomic sequence CGCGCATCGAGTTCGTCGAGCACGTCGCCGATGCCGGGGAATAGCGTCGTATGCACGCAGAGATCGGCCGCGTAGTTGGCCAGGAACTCGTCGCGCATCGCTTCGTAGCCGGGCGTGTGCGGATCGATGCCGAACGCGCCGCCGAGCAGGCCGCGCGCGCCGGCCGAGGCCAGCGGCCGCAACACGTCGAGCGACGTTTCGGGCAGGCCGCGCTCGCGCTGCATCTTGTTGACGGCTGCCGCGAGATCGGGCGCCGTGTCGGCGAGCGTGCCGTCCAGATCGAACAGGACCGCATCGCAGTGCAGCAGGCGCGGTTCGTCTGCGATCCGCGCGCTCGAAAGGGGAGTCGTCATGCCGGTCAAAAGATCATGCGCCGCGTCGGCATGCGACGAGGTAGTTGATGTCGGTGTCGTTCGACAGCGCGAAGCGCTTGCCGATCGGGTGATACGTGATGCCCTTGATCTCGACGATGTGCAGATCCGTCGCGCGCACGAAGCCGGCCAGTTCCGACGGGCGGATGAAGCGCGCGTAATCGTGCGTGCCCTTCGGCAGCATTTGTGCGATGTATTCCGCGCCGATCACCGCGAACAGGTAAGACTTCAGATTGCGGTTCAGCGTCGAGAAGAACACCCAGCCGCCCGGTTTCACGAGCGTCGCGCACGCGGCCACGATATCGCCGGGTGACGGCACGTGCTCGAGCATCTCCATGCACGTGACGACGTCGTAGGCGCCCGGTTCGCGCGCGGCGATCGCTTCGGCTGCGATCGCCTCGTAATCGACCGAAATGCCGCTTTCGAGGCTGTGCAGGTCGGCCACGCCGAGCGCTTCGGTCGACAGGTCGATGCCTTTCACCTGGGCGCCGAGCCCGGCCATCGATTCGGACAGGATGCCGCCGCCGCAGCCGATGTCGAGCGCGCGCTTGCCAGCCAGGTGCGCATGCGCGTCGATCCAGCCGAGCCGCACCGGGTTCAGGTCGTGCAACGGCTTGAATTCGGCATTCGGATCCCACCATCGGTGAGCGAGGTCGCTGAATTTCTGGAGTTCGTGCGGATCGGCGTTGGTCATGTCGGCAAACGGGCTACAAGAGGAGGGCGATGCTTCGGTGCGTCAGCCCCGAGTATATAAGCGGGCGGACGACGAGGCCAGCGAGCGTCTGGACGGGCGTCAATGAAAAAGCCCCGCCGGAGCGGGGCTTTGAAGCAGTCGAAAACCGCGGCTTACTGCGCCGGAACGGTCGTCTTCTGCACTTCTTGCGTACCGACCACTTCGACTTCCACGCGGCGGTCCGGTGCGAGGCAGGCGATGAGTTGCTTGCGGTTCTTCTGGTTGCAGCCGGTCGTGACCGGGTTGCGCTTGCCCTTGCCTTCCGTGTAGATCTTGTTGGCCGGCACACCCTTGCTGACCAGGTACGACTTCACGGCTTGCGCACGGCGCAGCGACAGACGGTCGTTGTACTTGTCCGAACCGATGCGGTCCGTGTAGCCCGTTGCGACGACCACTTCCGTGTTCATGCCCTGGATCTTCGATGCCAGTTCGTCCAGCTTCTGCTTGCCCAGCGGCTTGAGCGTTGCCTTGTCGAAGTCGAACAGTGCGTCAGCTTGATACGTGATCTTCTGGCTCGTGATGGCCGGAGCGACCGGAGCGACCGGCGGCTGCGGTGCCTGGGCGACCAGTGCGCCGTCGCACTTCGCGTTGGCGGTGGCCGGCGTCCAGAACGCATCGCGCCAGCAGAGCTCGTTCGTGCCGTTCATCCACACCCATTCGCCCGTGCCGTTCACCCAGTTGTCATTGACGGCTTGACGCGACGCCGGCACCGACTGTGCCGAAGCGGATGCAGCCATAACTGCGGTAGCTGCAATGAACGCGAGCTTTGAAAGTTTATTCATATTTCTCCTCTCGAAATTGAGATTACCGCAGGTTTACTGCGAGCCTGTTGACGGTGACAAGTCATACATTGCTCGAAGTATAACATTGGTGCGGCACAAAAAACGCGGCACCGCTCTGTGTAGACTTCGAGCAGCGTCTAACTTTCAGTGCGTTGGCATTTTGCCATATCGTTCCCTTCCTACGAAAAAAAATCCTCCCCACCCCAAGATCGCTTCAACTTTGTGGTGCATGCGCAACACCGGCCTGCCGTAACTTTTAGAGATTGTCAAGAGCGCGACCGGGAAATCGCACGAATGCATGCCGTCGTTTACTCGCGCGCGTGAAACACGGCGGATGCAATCGCGTACGACGTCCCGAGCGTCGCGCGCGATTTCGGCCGATTCGCCGCCGCCGCGATTTTTGCTGTTTACATATAGAGGGGAAGCGGATTGGCGGCTGATGGGCGCATGTTAGAATCTCGCGTTGCGTTGCGCATGCAGCGCCCACGCGAAAGGCGTTCGCCGTCTTCGCTCCGAAACGATACGGATACATGGATCAATTCGCCAAAGAGACCCTGCCCACCTCCCTCGAGGAGGAAATGCGCCGTTCGTATCTCGATTACGCGATGAGCGTGATCGTCGGACGTGCCCTTCCGGATGTCCGCGATGGCCTGAAGCCAGTGCACCGGCGCGTATTGTTCGCGATGCACGAACTGAACAACGACTGGAACCGCGCGTACAAGAAATCGGCGCGTATCGTCGGTGACGTGATCGGTAAATATCACCCTCACGGCGATACCGCGGTCTACGACACGATCGTGCGGATGGCGCAGGACTTCTCGCTGCGCTACATGCTGATCGACGGGCAGGGCAACTTCGGCTCGATCGACGGCGACAATGCCGCGGCGATGCGTTACACCGAAATTCGCATGGCGAAGATCGGTCACGAGCTGCTCGCCGACATCGACAAGGAAACGGTCGACTTCGAGCCGAACTACGACGGCAACGAAACGCAGCCGTCGGTCCTGCCGTCGCGCATCCCGAACCTGCTGATCAACGGCTCGTCGGGCATCGCGGTCGGCATGGCGACCAACATTCCGCCGCACAACCTGAACGAAGTCGTCGACGCGTGCCAGCATCTGCTCGGCAACCCGGAGGCGACGATCGACGAGCTGATCGAGATCATCCCGGCGCCGGATTTCCCGACGGCCGGCATCATCTACGGCGTCGCCGGCGTGCGCGACGGCTACCGCACCGGGCGCGGTCGCGTCGTGATGCGCGCGGCCACGCACTTCGAGGAGATCGACCGCGGCCAGCGGATGGCGATCATCGTCGACGAGCTGCCGTACCAGGTGAACAAGCGCTCGCTGCTCGAGCGGATCGCCGAGCTCGTCAACGAGAAGAAGCTCGAGGGCATTTCCGACATCCGCGACGAGTCCGACAAGAGCGGCATGCGCGTCGTGATCGAGCTCAAGCGCGGCGAAGTGCCGGAAGTGGTGCTGAACAACCTGTACAAGGCGACGCAGCTTCAGGACACGTTCGGCATGAACATGGTCGCGCTCGTCGACGGCCAGCCGAAGCTGCTGAACCTGAAGGAAATCCTGCAGTGCTTCCTGTCGCATCGACGCGAAGTGCTGACGCGCCGCACGATCTACGAACTGCGCAAGGCCCGCGAGCGCGGCCACGTGCTCGAAGGTCTCGCGGTCGCGCTCGCGAACATCGACGAGTTCATCGCGATCATCAAGGCCGCGCCGACGCCGCCGATCGCGAAGCAGGAACTGATGGCGAAGCCGTGGGATTCGTCGCTCGTGCGCGAGATGCTGACGCGCGCCGAGAGCGAGAACGCGGCGGCCGGCGGCCGTTCCGCGTACCGTCCGGAAGGCCTGAACCCGGCGTTCGGGATGCAGACCGACGGGTTGTACCGTCTGTCCGACACGCAGGCGCAGGAAATCCTGCAGATGCGTCTGCAGCGCCTGACCGGCCTCGAGCAGGACAAGATCATCGGCGAGTACCGCGAAGTGATGGCACAGATCGCCGACCTGCTGGACATCCTCGCGCGCCCCGAGCGGATCACGACGATGATCGGCGAGGAACTGACCTCGGTGAAGGCCGAATTCGGCGACGCGCGCCGCTCGAAGATCGAGCTGAACGCGACCGAGCTGAACACCGAGGATCTGATCACGCCGCAGGACATGGTCGTCACGATGTCGCATGCGGGCTACGTGAAGTCGCAGCCGCTGTCCGAGTACCGCGCGCAGAAGCGCGGCGGTCGCGGCAAGCAGGCGACGCAGATGAAGGAAGACGACTGGATCGAGACGCTTTTCATCGCGAACACGCACGACTACATCCTGTGCTTCTCGAACCGCGGCCGCGTGTACTGGGTCAAGGTCTATGAAGTGCCGCAGGGCTCGCGCAACTCGCGCGGCCGCCCGATCGTCAACATGTTCCCGCTGCAGGAAGGCGAGAAGATCAACGTCGTGCTGCCGGTCAAGGAATTCTCGGCCGACAAGTTCATCTTCATGGCGACGTCGCTCGGCACCGTGAAGAAGACGCCGCTCGAAGCATTCAGCCGCCCGATGAAGAAGGGCATCATCGCGGTCGGCCTCGACGATGGCGACTACCTGATCGGTGCGTCGATCACCGACGGCGCGCACGACGTGATGCTGTTCTCGGATTCCGGCAAGGCCGTGCGTTTCGACGAGAACGACGTGCGCCCGATGGGGCGCGAGGCGCGCGGCGTGCGCGGCATGCAGCTCGAGGACGGGCAGCAGGTCATCGCGATGCTGGTCGCGGGCAGCGAGGAGCAGACGGTGCTCACCGCAACCGAAAACGGCTACGGCAAGCGCACGCCGATCACCGAGTACACGCGTCACGGTCGCGGCACGAAGGGCATGATCGCGATCCAGACGTCCGAGCGCAACGGCAAGGTCGTGGCCGCCACGCTCGTCGACGCCGAGGATCAGATCATGCTGATCACGACGGCCGGCGTGTTGATTCGCACCCGTGTTTCCGAGATACGCGAGATGGGACGCGCCACGCAAGGTGTTACACTCATCAGTCTCGATGAGGGTACCAAGCTCTCTGGTCTGCAGCAGATCGCGGAGGCCGAAGAGGGAGAGGGCGAGGCCGACGAGGCGTCGGACGGCGAAGCCTGAAGAACGGATGAGACTCTGGCCGCCGCGGGCGAAATGCGCCGCGGCCGGCGAGCAACCATTCATATTTCCAAAAGGGAGTGATGATGCAAAAGCAATTCAAGCAACTGGTTCTGCTGGCTGCACTGGTGCCGACGTTCGCGATGGCGCAGGCGCTGTCGAATTCCGCACCGGCTGCTCCGGCGGCAGCTGCGCCGATCGACGCCGACAAGAAGGCAGCGATCAAGGATCTGCTCGACGCGATCGACGCGCCGAAGCTCGTGTCGGCAATCGGCAACAGCGCCGAAATGCAGGCCAAGCAACTCGTGCCGGCGATCCTGTCGGACGCGCTGTCGGAAAACAAGACGCTGAACGACAAGCAGAAGCAGGCTGCCGTTCCGACGCTGCAGAAGAACGCGGTGCCGAAGCTGGTCGACGGCGCAGGCAAGGTGTTCGGCACGCAACAGTTCCAGAGCGACGCGATGTCGGCTCAGTACGACGCGTACGCGAAGTACTACAGCACGTCGGAGATCAAGGATCTGACGACGTTCTACAAGAGCCCGACGGGCCGCAAGTTCATCCAGGTTCAGGATCAGGTCGGTCGCGACGTGGTCAACGGCCTGATGCAGAAGTACATGCCGCAAGCGATCCAGGCAACGCGTACGCAGGCTGACAAGGAAGTCGCAGCAGTCAAGCCGGGCAAGTAAGCTGTCCGGCACGCCCCCGGCCGTTCGGCCGGGTTTGGCGGGAGCCTGACGACAGTGCGATAATGGCCGTTTGCGCGCGAGCGCAAGCGGCCATTTCTTTTCTGGCGCGTTCTGCCGGCGGCAAGCCGGTCGCGTCCCTCCCGAGGTTTTCACGATGCGCGTCTTTAATTTCTCCGCCGGCCCCGCGGCGATGCCCGAGGAAGTACTGCGGCAGGCCGCCGACGAAATGCTCGACTGGCACGGCAGCGGCATGAGCGTGATGGAGATGAGCCATCGCGGCAAGGAGTTCATGTCGATCCACGAGGCCGCGCTGACCGACCTGCGCGACCTGCTCGGCGTGCCGGCGAGCCACCGGATCCTGTTCCTGCAGGGCGGCGGCATCGCGGAAAACGCGATCGTGCCGATGAACCTGCTCGGCTCGCGCAAGACGGCCGACTTCGTCGTGACGGGTTCGTGGTCGCAGAAATCGTTCGGCGAGGCGAAGAAGTTCTGCACGCCGCATCTGGCCGCGACCGGCAAGACGGAGGGCGGTTTCACGCGTGCGCCCGCGCGCGCCGAATGGCAGCTGTCGGACGATCCCGCCTACGTGCATCTGTGCACCAACGAGACGATCGACGGCGTCGAGACGTTCGAGATCCCCGATCTCGGCGACGTGCCGCTGGTCGCGGATGTCTCGTCGCACATCCTGTCGCGCCCGATGGACGTCGCGAAGTACGGCGTGCTGTTCGGCGGTGCGCAGAAGAACATCGGGATGGCTGGCGTGACGGTCGTGATCGTGCGCGAGGATCTGCTCGATCGCGCGCTGTCGATCTGCCCGTCCGCATTCGAATGGAAGACCATCGCCGCGAACAATTCGCTGTACAACACGCCGCCCACCTACGCGATCTACATCGCGGGCCTCGTGTTCCAGTGGCTGAAGCGGCAGGGCGGGCTCGAAGCGATCGAGGCCCGCAATATCGAAAAATCGAAGCTGCTCTACGACACGATCGACGCGAGCAGTTTCTATCTGAACAAGGTCGAGCCGGCAGCACGTTCGCGGATGAACGTGCCGTTTTTCCTGGCCGACGAAACGCGCAACGAAGACTTCCTCGCCGGCGCAAAGGCGCGCGGGCTGCTGCAGCTGAAGGGCCACAAGTCCGTCGGCGGCATGCGGGCGTCGATCTACAACGCGGTGCCGCTCGAGGGCGTGAAGGCGCTCGTCGAGTACATGAAGGACTTCGAGCAGCGCGGCGCCTGACGGCGGCGCTGTTCAAACAGCACGGCAAAACGCATGGACGACGAACTGAATTCCCGCCTGAAACCGCTGCGCGACCGCATCGACGCGATCGACGCGCAGCTGATCGCGCTCCTGAATCAGCGCGCCGCGGTGGCGCTGGAGGTGGGCGAGGTCAAGAAGCATTTCAACGCGCCGGTGTTCCGGCCGGAGCGCGAGCTGCAGGTGATCGCGCGGCTGCAGGACATGAGTGCCGGGCCGCTCGCGAGCGAGCACATCAGCGCCATCTGGCGCGAGATCATGGCGGCGAGCCGCGCGCTCGAGCAGACGATCCACGTCGCGTTCCTCGGGCCGGTCGGTACGTACAGCGAGCAGGCGATGCTCGAGTATTTCGGCCAGTCGATCGAAGGGCTGCCGTGCCCGTCGATCGACGAGGTGTTCCGCTCGGTCGAGGCCGGGGCGTGCGCGTTCGGCATCGCACCGGTCGAGAATTCGACCGAAGGCGCGGTATCGCGCACGCTCGACCTGCTGTTGCAGACCCAACTGGTGATCAGCGGCGAGCTCGCGCTGCCGATCCATCACAACCTGCTCACGCAGAGCGGCACGCTCGACGGCGTGAAGCGTGTCTGCGCGCATGGGCAGGCGCTCGCGCAATGCCAGCAGTGGCTCGCGGCGAATGCGCCGCAGCTCGAGCGGCAAGCCGTGGCGAGCAACGCGGAGGCCGCGCGTCTGGCCGCGGCCGATCCGACCGTTGCCGCGATCGCGGGCGATCGCGCGGCCGCGCATTACGGCCTGCAGATCGCGTTCTCGCTGATCCAGGACGATCCGCACAACCGCACGCGTTTCGTGATCGTCGGCAAGCAGCCGGCCGGCCAGAGCGGTCACGACCAGACGTCGCTGATCGTGTCGGTGAAGAACGAGCCGGGCGCCGTGTTCAAGCTGCTCGAGCCGCTCGCGCGGCACGGCGTGTCGATGACGCGCTTCGAGTCGCGTCCGGCGCGCGTGGGCACGTGGGAGTACTACTTCTACATCGACATCGAAGGGCATCGCGACGATGCGGCGGTGGCGGCCGCGCTGACGGAACTCGGCCAAAAGGCCGCGTTCCTGAAGATACTCGGTTCGTATCCGCGCGCACGCTGACGCGGCGGCGCGTCGCCTGCGGTGCGCAGGCGGCGCGCGAAGAAGCGGGCAGGGCAGGCCGATCGGCGCTGCCGAAGGCGGGAGCGGGCGGTATCCGGCGCAGGTTGCGCCGGGTGCGGGCCCGTTGCCCGGAATCTGGAATTCCGCGTGCGGGGCGTCGTCCCGCATGCGTAACTTGGCTCTTGTCGTGTCAGGCTTTGCATTCAACAAACTGGTCATCTTCGGCGTCGGCCTGATCGGCGGATCGCTGGCCCGCGCGCTGCGCGAGCGCGCGCCGGGCGGTGCGGGCGAGATCGTCGGCGTGGGCCGTTCGCGTGCGTCGGTCGAGCGCGCGCTGTCGCTCGGCGTGATCGACCGCGCGGCGGCGCTCGACGACGACGCGCAGGTGCGCGACGCCCTTGCCGGCGCCGATCTCGTCCTGCTGGCCGCGCCCGTCGCGCAGACGGGCCCGTTGCTCGCGCGCATTGCGACGTGGCTCGACGGCGCGACGATCGTCACCGATGCGGGCAGCACCAAGTCCGATGTCGTTGCGGCTGCGCGCGACGCGCTCGGCGCGCGGATCGTGCAGTTCGTGCCGGGGCATCCGATCGCCGGGCGCGAGTCGAGCGGCGTCGAGGCTGCGTTGCCGGACCTCTACGTCGGCCGCAACGTCGTACTGTGCCCGCTGCCGGAGAACGCGCTCGAAGCGGTGGCCCGGATCGACGCGATGTGGCGCGCGACCGGCGCCGACGTGCGCACGATGACCACCGAACAGCACGATCGCGTATTCGCGTCGATCAGCCATCTGCCGCACGTGCTGTCGTTCGCGCTCGTCGAGCAGATTCTCGGCGAGGCCGACGCGGAACTGAAATTCTCGTACGCGGCCGGCGGTTTTCGCGATTTCACGCGCATCGCGGCGTCGAACCCGGAAATGTGGCGCGACGTGTGCGTCGCGAACCGCGCGGCGCTGCTCGACGAACTCGACGGCTACACGCGTGTGCTCACGCGGTTGCGCGCGGCGATCGACGCCGGCGACGGCGCGGCGCTCGAAGCCGTATTCACGCGCTCGCGCGCCGCGCGCAAGGCATGGCAGGAGCGCGGCGGCGCGCCCGCTGCCGAACCGGTCAAGAAATAACAGGACGATTCCCATGGACTACCTCGATCTCGGCCCGTACTCCAGTGCATCGGGCACCGTGCGCCTGCCCGGCTCGAAGAGCATTTCGAACCGCGTGCTGCTGCTCGCGGCGCTCGCCGAAGGCGAAACGACGATCACCAACCTGCTCGACTCCGACGACACGCGCGTGATGCTCGACGCACTCGGCAAGCTCGGCGTGAAGCTCGCGCGCGACGGCGACACCTGTGTCGTCGCCGGCACGCGCGGCGCGTTTACCGCGAAGACGGCCGACCTGTTCCTCGGCAACGCGGGCACGGCCGTGCGGCCGCTGACCGCCGCGCTCGCGGTGAACGGCGGCGACTACCGGGTGCACGGCGTGCCCCGCATGCACGAGCGGCCGATCGGCGATCTCGTCGACGGCTTGCGCCAGATCGGCGCGCAGATCGACTACGAGCTGAACGAAGGCTACCCGCCGCTGCGGATCAAGCCCGCGACGATCTCGGTCGATGCGCCGATCCGCGTGCGCGGCGACGTGTCGAGCCAGTTCCTCACCGCGCTCCTGATGACGCTGCCGCTCGTGAAGGCGAAGGACGGCCGGACCGTCGTCGAAGTCGACGGCGAGCTGATCTCGAAGCCGTACATCGACATCACGATCCGGCTGATGGCGCGCTTCGGCGTGACCGTCGAGCGCGACGGCTGGCAGCGCTTCGTCGTGCCGGCCGGCGTGCGCTACCGCTCGCCGGGGCGGATCATGGTCGAGGGCGACGCGTCGTCCGCGTCGTACTTCCTCGCGGCCGGCGCGCTGGGCGGCGGCCCGCTGCGGGTCGAGGGCGTGGGGCGGGCGAGCATCCAGGGCGACGTCGGCTTCGCGAATGCGCTGATGCAGATGGGCGCGAACGTGACGATGGGCGACGACTGGATCGACGTGCGCGGCATCGGCCACGATCACGGCAAGCTCGAGCCGATCGACATGGACTTCAACCTGATTCCCGACGCGGCGATGACCATCGCGATCGCGGCGCTGTTCGCGAACGGCACGAGCACGCTGCGCAACATCGCGAGCTGGCGCGTGAAGGAGACCGACCGCATCGCCGCGATGGCGACCGAGCTGCGCAAGGTCGGCGCGATCGTCGAGGAAGGCCCCGACTATCTCGTCGTCACGCCGCCGGAAAAGCTCACGCCGAACGCGGCGATCGATACGTACGACGATCACCGGATGGCGATGTGCTTCTCGCTCGTCAGCCTGGGCGGCGTGCCCGTGCGGATCAACGATCCGAAGTGCGTCGGCAAGACGTTCCCCGACTATTTCGACCGCTTCGCCGCGCTCGCCAAAGCCTGATCCGACTGTTCCGATGAAATCGACCCGACCCTTTCACCCGACTCCCGTCATCACGATCGACGGCCCGACCGCCTCCGGCAAGGGCACCGTCGCGGCGCTCGTCGCCGCGCACCTCGGCTTCCACCTGCTCGACAGCGGCGCGCTGTACCGGCTGGCGGCGCTCGCGAGCGTGCGCTACGGAATCGCAGCGGAAGACATCGACGCGCTGGTGAAGCTGATCGACGATCTGCACATCACGTTCCGTGAAGGTTGCGCGCAGCTCGACGGCGTCGACGTGTCGAACGACATCCGTGCCGAAGCGGTCGGCAACCGCGCGTCGGCCATTGCCGTGCACGGCCCCGTGCGCACCGCGCTCGTCGCGCGCCAGCGGGCGTTTCGCAAGACGCCGGGCCTCGTGGCGGACGGGCGCGACATGGGCACGGTGATCTTCCCCGACGCCGTGCTGAAGGTGTTCCTGACGGCGAGCGCCGAGGCGCGTGCGACCAGACGGCATAAGCAATTGATGCAAAAAGGTTTTTCTGCTAACATAGATGACTTGCTCCGGGATCTTCGTGAACGTGACGCGCGCGACAGCAATCGCGCAGCCGCGCCGCTGAAGCCTGCGGCAGATGCCAAGTTGCTCGATACGTCGGCACTTTCGGTCGATGAAGCCGTCGATCAGGTGCTGCAGTGGTACCGGGCGCTCGGCCAGCCAGCCTGAGAAGGCTGGGCGGCAGTAGGTGCTCCGCGCGTGAGTGCGGAGCGTGTTTCGAACCCTTAACCCCGTGTGGTCTTCGATCTGGCCCTTTCAGCCTGCCATTCCGGCCGGCGTGGCACAGCGAGCCATGCACAATCAGATTTTTATGTCCGACCTGCAAACCTCCACCCCGAATACCGAATCCTTTGCGGCTCTGTTCGAAGAGTCGCTGACCCGCCAAGACATGCGCGCCGGCGAAGTGATTTCCGCCGAAGTCGTGCGCGTCGACCACAACTTCGTGGTCGTCAATGCAGGCCTGAAGTCCGAGGCTTACATTCCGATCGAGGAATTCCTGAACGATCAGGGCGAGGTTGAGGTGCAGTCGGGCGATTTCGTGTCCGTCGCGATCGACGCACTCGAAAACGGCTACGGCGACACGATCCTGTCGCGCGACAAGGCGAAGCGCCTCGCATCGTGGCTGTCGCTGGAAAAGGCCCTCGACAACAACGAACTCGTCACCGGCACGATCACCGGCAAGGTGAAAGGCGGCATGACCGTGATGGTCAACGGCATCCGCGCGTTCCTGCCGGGTTCGCTGGTCGACACGCGTCCGGTCAAGGACACGACCCCGTACGAAGGCAAGACGCTCGAGTTCCGCGTGATCAAGCTCGATCGCAAGCGCAACAACGTCGTGCTGTCGCGTCGCGCAGTGATCGAAGCAACGCAAGGCGAAGAGCGCGCGAAGCTGCTCGAGACGCTGAAGGAAGGCGCGATCGTCAACGGCGTGGTCAAGAACATCACCGATTACGGCGCGTTCGTCGACCTCGGCGGCATCGACGGCCTGCTGCACATCACCGACATCGCATGGCGTCGTGTGCGTCACCCGAGCGAAGTCCTGTCGGTTGGCCAGGAAGTCACCGCGAAGATCCTCAAGTTCGACCAAGAGAAGAACCGCGTCTCGCTGGGC encodes the following:
- the ubiG gene encoding bifunctional 2-polyprenyl-6-hydroxyphenol methylase/3-demethylubiquinol 3-O-methyltransferase UbiG yields the protein MTNADPHELQKFSDLAHRWWDPNAEFKPLHDLNPVRLGWIDAHAHLAGKRALDIGCGGGILSESMAGLGAQVKGIDLSTEALGVADLHSLESGISVDYEAIAAEAIAAREPGAYDVVTCMEMLEHVPSPGDIVAACATLVKPGGWVFFSTLNRNLKSYLFAVIGAEYIAQMLPKGTHDYARFIRPSELAGFVRATDLHIVEIKGITYHPIGKRFALSNDTDINYLVACRRGA
- the ompA gene encoding outer membrane protein OmpA, whose amino-acid sequence is MNKLSKLAFIAATAVMAASASAQSVPASRQAVNDNWVNGTGEWVWMNGTNELCWRDAFWTPATANAKCDGALVAQAPQPPVAPVAPAITSQKITYQADALFDFDKATLKPLGKQKLDELASKIQGMNTEVVVATGYTDRIGSDKYNDRLSLRRAQAVKSYLVSKGVPANKIYTEGKGKRNPVTTGCNQKNRKQLIACLAPDRRVEVEVVGTQEVQKTTVPAQ
- the gyrA gene encoding DNA gyrase subunit A, whose product is MDQFAKETLPTSLEEEMRRSYLDYAMSVIVGRALPDVRDGLKPVHRRVLFAMHELNNDWNRAYKKSARIVGDVIGKYHPHGDTAVYDTIVRMAQDFSLRYMLIDGQGNFGSIDGDNAAAMRYTEIRMAKIGHELLADIDKETVDFEPNYDGNETQPSVLPSRIPNLLINGSSGIAVGMATNIPPHNLNEVVDACQHLLGNPEATIDELIEIIPAPDFPTAGIIYGVAGVRDGYRTGRGRVVMRAATHFEEIDRGQRMAIIVDELPYQVNKRSLLERIAELVNEKKLEGISDIRDESDKSGMRVVIELKRGEVPEVVLNNLYKATQLQDTFGMNMVALVDGQPKLLNLKEILQCFLSHRREVLTRRTIYELRKARERGHVLEGLAVALANIDEFIAIIKAAPTPPIAKQELMAKPWDSSLVREMLTRAESENAAAGGRSAYRPEGLNPAFGMQTDGLYRLSDTQAQEILQMRLQRLTGLEQDKIIGEYREVMAQIADLLDILARPERITTMIGEELTSVKAEFGDARRSKIELNATELNTEDLITPQDMVVTMSHAGYVKSQPLSEYRAQKRGGRGKQATQMKEDDWIETLFIANTHDYILCFSNRGRVYWVKVYEVPQGSRNSRGRPIVNMFPLQEGEKINVVLPVKEFSADKFIFMATSLGTVKKTPLEAFSRPMKKGIIAVGLDDGDYLIGASITDGAHDVMLFSDSGKAVRFDENDVRPMGREARGVRGMQLEDGQQVIAMLVAGSEEQTVLTATENGYGKRTPITEYTRHGRGTKGMIAIQTSERNGKVVAATLVDAEDQIMLITTAGVLIRTRVSEIREMGRATQGVTLISLDEGTKLSGLQQIAEAEEGEGEADEASDGEA
- a CDS encoding DUF2059 domain-containing protein — its product is MQKQFKQLVLLAALVPTFAMAQALSNSAPAAPAAAAPIDADKKAAIKDLLDAIDAPKLVSAIGNSAEMQAKQLVPAILSDALSENKTLNDKQKQAAVPTLQKNAVPKLVDGAGKVFGTQQFQSDAMSAQYDAYAKYYSTSEIKDLTTFYKSPTGRKFIQVQDQVGRDVVNGLMQKYMPQAIQATRTQADKEVAAVKPGK
- the serC gene encoding 3-phosphoserine/phosphohydroxythreonine transaminase, coding for MRVFNFSAGPAAMPEEVLRQAADEMLDWHGSGMSVMEMSHRGKEFMSIHEAALTDLRDLLGVPASHRILFLQGGGIAENAIVPMNLLGSRKTADFVVTGSWSQKSFGEAKKFCTPHLAATGKTEGGFTRAPARAEWQLSDDPAYVHLCTNETIDGVETFEIPDLGDVPLVADVSSHILSRPMDVAKYGVLFGGAQKNIGMAGVTVVIVREDLLDRALSICPSAFEWKTIAANNSLYNTPPTYAIYIAGLVFQWLKRQGGLEAIEARNIEKSKLLYDTIDASSFYLNKVEPAARSRMNVPFFLADETRNEDFLAGAKARGLLQLKGHKSVGGMRASIYNAVPLEGVKALVEYMKDFEQRGA
- the pheA gene encoding prephenate dehydratase; the protein is MDDELNSRLKPLRDRIDAIDAQLIALLNQRAAVALEVGEVKKHFNAPVFRPERELQVIARLQDMSAGPLASEHISAIWREIMAASRALEQTIHVAFLGPVGTYSEQAMLEYFGQSIEGLPCPSIDEVFRSVEAGACAFGIAPVENSTEGAVSRTLDLLLQTQLVISGELALPIHHNLLTQSGTLDGVKRVCAHGQALAQCQQWLAANAPQLERQAVASNAEAARLAAADPTVAAIAGDRAAAHYGLQIAFSLIQDDPHNRTRFVIVGKQPAGQSGHDQTSLIVSVKNEPGAVFKLLEPLARHGVSMTRFESRPARVGTWEYYFYIDIEGHRDDAAVAAALTELGQKAAFLKILGSYPRAR
- a CDS encoding prephenate dehydrogenase; translated protein: MSGFAFNKLVIFGVGLIGGSLARALRERAPGGAGEIVGVGRSRASVERALSLGVIDRAAALDDDAQVRDALAGADLVLLAAPVAQTGPLLARIATWLDGATIVTDAGSTKSDVVAAARDALGARIVQFVPGHPIAGRESSGVEAALPDLYVGRNVVLCPLPENALEAVARIDAMWRATGADVRTMTTEQHDRVFASISHLPHVLSFALVEQILGEADAELKFSYAAGGFRDFTRIAASNPEMWRDVCVANRAALLDELDGYTRVLTRLRAAIDAGDGAALEAVFTRSRAARKAWQERGGAPAAEPVKK
- the aroA gene encoding 3-phosphoshikimate 1-carboxyvinyltransferase, which translates into the protein MDYLDLGPYSSASGTVRLPGSKSISNRVLLLAALAEGETTITNLLDSDDTRVMLDALGKLGVKLARDGDTCVVAGTRGAFTAKTADLFLGNAGTAVRPLTAALAVNGGDYRVHGVPRMHERPIGDLVDGLRQIGAQIDYELNEGYPPLRIKPATISVDAPIRVRGDVSSQFLTALLMTLPLVKAKDGRTVVEVDGELISKPYIDITIRLMARFGVTVERDGWQRFVVPAGVRYRSPGRIMVEGDASSASYFLAAGALGGGPLRVEGVGRASIQGDVGFANALMQMGANVTMGDDWIDVRGIGHDHGKLEPIDMDFNLIPDAAMTIAIAALFANGTSTLRNIASWRVKETDRIAAMATELRKVGAIVEEGPDYLVVTPPEKLTPNAAIDTYDDHRMAMCFSLVSLGGVPVRINDPKCVGKTFPDYFDRFAALAKA
- the cmk gene encoding (d)CMP kinase → MKSTRPFHPTPVITIDGPTASGKGTVAALVAAHLGFHLLDSGALYRLAALASVRYGIAAEDIDALVKLIDDLHITFREGCAQLDGVDVSNDIRAEAVGNRASAIAVHGPVRTALVARQRAFRKTPGLVADGRDMGTVIFPDAVLKVFLTASAEARATRRHKQLMQKGFSANIDDLLRDLRERDARDSNRAAAPLKPAADAKLLDTSALSVDEAVDQVLQWYRALGQPA